A genomic segment from Modestobacter roseus encodes:
- a CDS encoding siderophore-interacting protein: MSAPVDPPPASTAPDARPVDVLTVTAVRDVTPAVRRVTLHAPAPVVAAAGPTLSLLVPRVGDPDPRWPAVARDGRIVWPQGSHGVSLRSYTSRRQDPSAGEVDVDFVLHGDGPAASWAAAAAPGALLGVASAAPLGSAPAGWLLLAGDETAIPAISRVLADAGPDTRGVALLEVAGPAEEQGLPAPAGVELRWLHRGGTEPGLSSLLTDAVAALPRPEGDDVFAWVAAESSVVRAVRADLRTRWGLRRGQHHAIGYWRRGRAMSPTA, encoded by the coding sequence GTGAGCGCCCCCGTCGACCCGCCGCCCGCCAGCACCGCCCCGGACGCACGCCCGGTCGACGTCCTCACCGTCACCGCCGTCCGCGACGTCACGCCCGCCGTCCGCCGGGTGACCCTGCACGCCCCGGCGCCCGTGGTCGCGGCCGCGGGTCCCACGCTCTCCCTGCTCGTCCCCCGCGTGGGCGACCCCGACCCGCGCTGGCCCGCCGTGGCCCGGGACGGCCGGATCGTCTGGCCCCAGGGCAGCCACGGCGTGAGCCTGCGCAGCTACACCTCGCGCCGGCAGGACCCGTCCGCCGGCGAGGTCGACGTCGACTTCGTGCTGCACGGCGACGGGCCGGCCGCCTCTTGGGCCGCCGCGGCCGCGCCCGGCGCCCTCCTCGGCGTCGCCAGCGCGGCGCCGCTGGGTTCGGCACCCGCGGGGTGGCTGCTGCTGGCCGGCGACGAGACGGCCATCCCGGCGATCAGCCGGGTGCTGGCCGACGCCGGCCCGGACACCCGCGGGGTCGCTCTGCTCGAGGTGGCCGGGCCGGCGGAGGAGCAGGGCCTGCCCGCCCCCGCCGGGGTGGAGCTGCGCTGGCTGCACCGGGGCGGCACCGAGCCGGGCCTCAGCTCGCTGCTCACCGATGCCGTCGCGGCGCTGCCCCGTCCCGAGGGGGACGACGTCTTCGCCTGGGTGGCCGCCGAGTCCTCGGTGGTCCGGGCGGTCCGGGCCGACCTGCGCACCCGCTGGGGCCTGCGCCGCGGACAGCACCACGCCATCGGCTACTGGCGCCGCGGCCGGGCGATGTCCCCGACCGCGTGA
- the pstA gene encoding phosphate ABC transporter permease PstA, whose amino-acid sequence MSTSTQQPSTAPAGPAQEQAELGRHAKQAPWVPWAVFGAAAVVSLGIGLLTGFNVVLFVIYTVVLGTVGTYLLSRATEGRRKATDRLVTCLVVSAFGIAMVPLVSLVYEVVRRGAERFDGEFFGASLVGIIGPGGGAYHAIMGTLIITLLTTLISVPIGLMTAIYLVEYGTGRLKRSITFLVDVMTGIPSIVAGLFAYALFVLIFGPGVRLGIMGAIALSVLMIPVVVRSAEEVLKLVPNELREASYALGVSKWRTIVKVVIPTAIAGLGTGVTLAIARVIGETAPLLITVGITNATNFDPFDGRMATLPVYAYYQLTQPGVPPENAIDRAWTAALVLIMLVMGLNVVARLISRFFAPKTGR is encoded by the coding sequence ATGAGCACGTCGACGCAGCAGCCCAGCACCGCGCCGGCCGGCCCGGCGCAGGAACAGGCCGAGCTGGGCCGTCACGCGAAGCAGGCGCCGTGGGTGCCGTGGGCGGTGTTCGGCGCCGCTGCGGTCGTGTCCCTGGGGATCGGGCTGCTGACCGGCTTCAACGTGGTGCTGTTCGTCATCTACACGGTCGTGTTGGGGACGGTGGGCACCTACCTCCTCTCCCGGGCCACCGAGGGCCGGCGCAAGGCCACCGACCGCCTGGTGACCTGCCTGGTGGTCAGCGCCTTCGGGATCGCGATGGTGCCGCTGGTCTCGCTGGTCTACGAGGTGGTCCGCCGCGGGGCGGAGCGGTTCGACGGCGAGTTCTTCGGCGCCTCCCTGGTCGGCATCATCGGCCCGGGCGGCGGCGCCTACCACGCCATCATGGGCACCCTGATCATCACGCTGCTGACGACGCTGATCTCCGTGCCGATCGGCCTGATGACCGCCATCTACCTGGTCGAGTACGGCACCGGCCGGCTCAAGCGGTCCATCACCTTCCTGGTCGACGTCATGACCGGCATCCCCTCGATCGTCGCCGGCCTGTTCGCCTACGCGCTCTTCGTGCTGATCTTCGGCCCCGGCGTCCGACTGGGCATCATGGGTGCCATCGCACTGTCGGTGCTGATGATCCCGGTGGTCGTCCGCTCGGCCGAGGAGGTGCTCAAGCTGGTGCCGAACGAGCTGCGCGAGGCCTCCTACGCGCTCGGCGTCTCCAAGTGGCGGACCATCGTCAAGGTGGTCATCCCGACCGCGATCGCCGGTCTCGGCACCGGCGTCACCCTGGCCATCGCCCGGGTCATCGGTGAGACCGCACCGCTGCTGATCACCGTGGGCATCACCAACGCCACCAACTTCGACCCGTTCGACGGGCGGATGGCGACCCTGCCGGTGTACGCGTACTACCAGCTCACCCAGCCGGGCGTACCGCCGGAGAACGCGATCGACCGGGCCTGGACAGCGGCCCTGGTGCTCATCATGCTGGTCATGGGCCTCAACGTGGTCGCTCGTCTGATCAGCCGCTTCTTCGCCCCCAAGACCGGTCGCTGA
- the mshD gene encoding mycothiol synthase, which translates to MPAPLQITDADRLPPEAVAEVRALLAAALGTDGVRPVSEEGELRLQHGGPAGGRDVVARAADGTLLGYARLEADPAAPEAEAELVVAPPARRRGVGSALLAHLETLAGGRPLRVWAHGERPGSAELAARRGYGRARVLLQMRRPLTDVDPDPRPALPPGVTVRTFRPGADESAWLRVNARAFATHPEQGRWTTEDVALREAEPWFDPAGFFLAWQGDPDDGGRLLGSHWTKVHPAGDEGPDPVGEVYVLGIDPDAQGMRLGRALTDLGLAHLRRQGLDTVLLYVEEDNTPAVHLYERSGFVRHAVDVAWRRDSTPS; encoded by the coding sequence GTGCCCGCCCCGCTCCAGATCACCGACGCCGACCGGCTCCCCCCGGAGGCCGTCGCCGAGGTCCGGGCGCTGCTGGCAGCCGCCCTGGGCACCGACGGCGTCCGGCCGGTGTCGGAGGAGGGCGAGCTGCGGCTGCAGCACGGCGGCCCCGCCGGCGGCCGGGACGTCGTCGCCCGGGCGGCTGACGGCACCCTGCTCGGCTACGCCCGGCTGGAGGCCGACCCGGCCGCGCCGGAGGCCGAGGCCGAGCTGGTGGTCGCGCCGCCCGCACGGCGGCGCGGTGTCGGCAGCGCGCTGCTGGCCCACCTGGAGACGCTCGCCGGGGGCCGCCCCCTGCGCGTGTGGGCGCACGGCGAGCGGCCGGGGTCGGCCGAGCTGGCCGCACGCCGTGGCTACGGACGCGCCCGGGTGCTGCTGCAGATGCGCCGCCCGCTGACCGACGTCGACCCCGATCCGCGGCCGGCGCTCCCGCCGGGGGTCACGGTGCGCACCTTCCGCCCGGGCGCCGACGAGTCCGCCTGGCTGCGCGTGAACGCCCGCGCGTTCGCCACCCACCCCGAGCAGGGCCGCTGGACCACCGAGGACGTCGCCCTGCGCGAGGCCGAGCCGTGGTTCGACCCGGCCGGCTTCTTCCTGGCCTGGCAGGGCGACCCCGATGACGGCGGCCGGCTGCTCGGCTCGCACTGGACGAAGGTGCACCCGGCCGGGGACGAGGGGCCGGACCCGGTGGGCGAGGTCTACGTGCTGGGCATCGACCCCGACGCGCAGGGCATGCGGCTGGGCCGCGCCCTGACCGACCTCGGCCTCGCCCACCTGCGCCGCCAGGGACTGGACACGGTGCTGCTCTACGTCGAGGAGGACAACACCCCGGCGGTGCACCTGTACGAGCGCAGCGGGTTCGTCCGGCACGCCGTGGACGTCGCCTGGCGGCGGGACTCCACCCCTTCCTGA
- a CDS encoding LCP family protein produces the protein MRRSLPVPPIPGRDAPAAPPPPEPPAQVHRRAAPAGPARRRLGRAGVVAAALLATVLTFYVGLYFYADVSMTRVDALATDGPEVLAPQLQETSRTYLVVGTDLPGRTGPAAVSTLVAHVGGDGSSAVLVSVPPTALTDTPTCLGADGEVREAVTESFAAALLDGGPACLVRAVQQVSGLRIDHYLQVDAARLPELVDALDEVTVCLPGPTTGSALPLPAGAHGLTGDEAGGYLSPGGDGHDVTGNATAQRQERVLAATLGTAAAGGTLADPMTLTRFLTRAADALTVDGDTTLGDVRTFGTTFADLGAEAVERADLPVSRIGYVPAGSDQAAVVVDAAATRQLFDAVIDTGRLPVPADAAAEDVAGEGAPAEGGAAGAAPADELPVPTETDPVPAGTTVSVEPAGVTVDVLDATGGQRTAEAVGALTAQGFRVGAQGAEPAAVARTVVRYGPASLEPARTVAAAVPGAVLVESDLVGGAVQLVIGPDFTGVVPVALGTPVPSSAAPAPVPEGSADCG, from the coding sequence GTGCGCCGCAGCCTCCCGGTGCCGCCGATCCCCGGCCGGGATGCCCCCGCCGCCCCGCCCCCGCCCGAGCCGCCCGCTCAGGTGCACCGCCGCGCGGCGCCGGCCGGGCCGGCACGACGTCGGCTCGGCCGGGCCGGCGTCGTCGCGGCCGCCCTGCTCGCCACCGTGCTGACCTTCTACGTGGGGCTGTACTTCTACGCCGACGTGAGCATGACGCGGGTCGACGCGCTCGCCACCGACGGCCCCGAGGTGCTCGCCCCCCAGCTGCAGGAGACGTCCCGCACCTACCTGGTCGTCGGCACCGACCTGCCCGGGCGCACGGGCCCGGCCGCGGTGAGCACGCTCGTGGCACACGTCGGTGGCGACGGCAGCTCGGCGGTGCTGGTCTCCGTGCCGCCCACCGCGCTCACCGACACGCCCACCTGTCTGGGCGCCGACGGCGAGGTCCGGGAGGCGGTCACCGAGTCCTTCGCCGCCGCGCTGCTGGACGGGGGGCCGGCCTGCCTGGTCCGGGCCGTGCAGCAGGTGTCGGGCCTGCGGATCGACCACTACCTGCAGGTGGACGCGGCGCGGCTGCCGGAGCTGGTCGACGCACTGGACGAGGTGACCGTGTGTCTGCCCGGGCCGACGACCGGCTCGGCCCTCCCGTTGCCGGCCGGTGCGCACGGGCTGACCGGCGACGAGGCCGGCGGGTACCTGAGTCCGGGAGGGGACGGGCACGACGTCACCGGCAATGCGACGGCGCAGCGCCAGGAGCGGGTGCTCGCCGCCACCCTGGGTACGGCCGCGGCCGGCGGCACGCTGGCCGACCCGATGACCCTGACCCGCTTCCTCACCCGCGCTGCCGATGCGCTGACCGTCGACGGCGACACCACGCTCGGCGACGTGCGCACCTTCGGCACCACCTTCGCCGACCTGGGCGCCGAGGCGGTCGAGCGCGCCGACCTGCCGGTGAGCCGGATCGGGTACGTCCCCGCGGGCAGCGACCAGGCGGCCGTCGTGGTCGACGCCGCCGCCACCAGGCAGCTCTTCGACGCGGTCATCGACACCGGCCGGCTGCCGGTGCCCGCGGACGCCGCCGCCGAGGACGTCGCGGGGGAGGGCGCACCGGCCGAGGGCGGGGCGGCCGGCGCTGCGCCGGCGGACGAGCTGCCGGTGCCCACCGAGACCGACCCGGTGCCGGCGGGGACGACCGTCAGCGTCGAACCGGCCGGCGTCACCGTCGACGTGCTCGACGCCACCGGCGGTCAGCGGACGGCGGAGGCCGTCGGCGCCCTGACCGCGCAGGGCTTCCGGGTCGGTGCGCAGGGGGCAGAGCCCGCCGCGGTCGCACGGACCGTCGTCCGGTACGGCCCGGCGTCGCTGGAGCCGGCCCGCACCGTGGCCGCCGCCGTCCCCGGTGCCGTCCTGGTCGAGAGCGACCTGGTGGGGGGCGCGGTGCAGCTGGTGATCGGCCCCGACTTCACCGGCGTCGTGCCGGTTGCCCTGGGCACCCCGGTCCCGTCGTCGGCCGCCCCCGCGCCGGTGCCGGAGGGCTCCGCCGACTGCGGCTGA
- the pstC gene encoding phosphate ABC transporter permease subunit PstC has translation MTSTTSAPPTRQQPKRRPGDRVFAGTAKGAGILILVILAGVAVFLISESVPALTASPDELPGDAGLASYIGPLVFGTLLSAVIALLVATPLAVAIALFITFFAPRRLAAGLGYVVDLLAAIPSIVYGFWGIAWLAPRLVPFYRWLEENLGFIPFFAGPVSSTGRTMLTIGLVLAVMILPIISAISREVFSQVPTLHTEAALALGATRWEMIKMAVIPYGKSGIIGGAMLGLGRALGETMAVAIILSGSAAGITWALISSANPQTIAANIALQFPESTGLAVNTLIASGLALFVITLLVNMLARWVVNRRADFSGAN, from the coding sequence GTGACCTCGACCACCAGCGCACCACCCACCCGGCAGCAGCCCAAGCGCCGGCCGGGTGACCGCGTCTTCGCCGGCACCGCCAAGGGCGCCGGCATCCTGATCCTGGTCATCCTGGCCGGGGTCGCCGTCTTCCTCATCAGCGAGTCGGTCCCGGCGCTGACAGCCTCCCCGGACGAGCTCCCCGGCGACGCAGGCCTGGCCTCCTACATCGGCCCGCTGGTCTTCGGCACGCTGCTCTCTGCGGTGATCGCCCTGCTGGTCGCCACCCCGCTGGCGGTGGCCATCGCACTGTTCATCACGTTCTTCGCCCCGCGCCGACTGGCCGCCGGGCTGGGCTACGTGGTCGACCTGCTGGCCGCGATCCCGAGCATCGTCTACGGCTTCTGGGGCATCGCCTGGCTGGCGCCGCGACTGGTGCCCTTCTACCGCTGGCTCGAGGAGAACCTCGGGTTCATCCCGTTCTTCGCCGGCCCCGTCTCCTCCACCGGCCGCACCATGCTCACCATCGGGCTGGTGCTCGCCGTGATGATCCTGCCGATCATCAGCGCCATCTCCCGCGAGGTGTTCAGCCAGGTGCCGACCCTGCACACCGAGGCCGCCCTCGCGCTGGGCGCCACCCGGTGGGAGATGATCAAGATGGCCGTCATCCCCTACGGCAAGTCCGGCATCATCGGCGGGGCGATGCTCGGCCTCGGCCGCGCGCTCGGTGAGACGATGGCGGTCGCGATCATCCTGTCCGGCTCCGCCGCCGGGATCACCTGGGCACTGATCTCCAGCGCCAACCCGCAGACGATCGCGGCGAACATCGCGCTGCAGTTCCCGGAGTCCACCGGCCTCGCCGTGAACACCCTGATCGCCAGTGGCCTGGCGCTGTTCGTGATCACCCTCCTGGTCAACATGCTCGCCCGGTGGGTCGTCAACCGCCGGGCCGACTTCTCCGGAGCCAACTGA
- the pstB gene encoding phosphate ABC transporter ATP-binding protein PstB, which translates to MAKRIDVSDLDIYYGNFKAVEGVNLSIEPRSITALIGPSGCGKSTFLRSLNRMHEVIPGARVEGKVVIEGQDLYGGDVDPVDVRRQIGMVFQRPNPFPTMSIYDNVVAGVRLNSKKMKKSDMDDLVERSLKGANLWAEVKDRLDRPGSGLSGGQQQRLCIARAIAIEPEVLLMDEPCSALDPISTLAVEDLMMELKERFTIVIVTHNMQQAARVSETTGFFNLNGVGQPGRLIEFNPTEKIFSNPDQKATEDYISGRFG; encoded by the coding sequence GTGGCCAAGCGCATCGACGTCTCCGACCTCGACATCTACTACGGCAACTTCAAGGCCGTCGAGGGCGTCAACCTCTCCATCGAGCCGCGCAGCATCACCGCGCTGATCGGCCCCTCCGGCTGCGGCAAGTCGACCTTCCTGCGGTCGCTCAACCGCATGCACGAGGTGATTCCCGGCGCCCGCGTGGAGGGCAAGGTCGTCATCGAGGGGCAGGACCTCTACGGCGGTGACGTCGACCCGGTCGACGTCCGGCGGCAGATCGGCATGGTCTTCCAGCGGCCCAACCCGTTCCCGACCATGTCGATCTACGACAACGTGGTCGCCGGCGTGCGGCTGAACAGCAAGAAGATGAAGAAGTCCGACATGGACGACCTCGTCGAGCGCTCGCTGAAGGGCGCCAACCTCTGGGCCGAGGTGAAGGACCGCCTCGACCGGCCCGGCTCCGGCCTCTCCGGTGGCCAGCAGCAGCGGCTCTGCATCGCCCGCGCGATCGCCATCGAGCCCGAGGTGCTGCTGATGGACGAGCCGTGCTCGGCGCTCGACCCGATCTCCACCCTGGCCGTCGAGGACCTGATGATGGAGCTGAAGGAGCGCTTCACCATCGTCATCGTCACGCACAACATGCAGCAGGCCGCCCGGGTCAGCGAGACCACCGGCTTCTTCAACCTCAACGGCGTCGGCCAGCCGGGGCGCCTCATCGAGTTCAACCCCACCGAGAAGATCTTCAGCAACCCGGACCAGAAGGCGACCGAGGACTACATCTCCGGCCGCTTCGGCTGA
- a CDS encoding alpha/beta hydrolase, which produces MRSRSTLPSGGARLRVRTADGVQLSGFTAPARPEAGAAGPTFVLAHGFAGSVDAEPFRRLVGWLRAFGDVRAVDFRGHGRSAGASTVGGDPEVLDLDAAVRAAREAGAGRVVTVGFSMGGGVALRQAALGAHRPDAVVSVSAVSRWYVRDTPPMRRVHWLLETTPGRRLVAPLLGLRLGAPWAELPLAPARVAAAIAPVPLLLVHGDRDEYFPLEHFRSLAQAAGPAATVWVEPGMGHAENGVTAPLAGRIGRWAVAAGADTSDRGVPTVTAHSATIDR; this is translated from the coding sequence GTGCGCTCCCGGTCCACCCTGCCGAGCGGCGGCGCGCGGCTGCGGGTGCGCACCGCCGACGGCGTGCAGCTCTCCGGCTTCACCGCACCCGCCCGGCCGGAGGCCGGCGCGGCCGGGCCGACGTTCGTGCTGGCGCACGGGTTCGCCGGCTCGGTCGACGCGGAGCCGTTCCGCCGGCTGGTCGGGTGGCTGCGCGCGTTCGGCGACGTGCGCGCCGTCGACTTCCGCGGGCACGGCCGCTCGGCCGGGGCCAGCACGGTGGGCGGCGACCCCGAGGTGCTCGACCTCGACGCCGCGGTCCGCGCCGCCCGGGAGGCGGGCGCCGGGCGGGTCGTGACCGTGGGCTTCTCGATGGGTGGTGGAGTGGCGTTGCGCCAGGCGGCGCTGGGCGCGCACCGCCCGGACGCCGTGGTCAGCGTCAGCGCGGTCAGCCGTTGGTACGTCCGGGACACCCCGCCCATGCGGCGGGTGCACTGGCTGCTGGAGACCACCCCGGGCCGGCGGCTGGTCGCGCCGTTGCTCGGGCTGCGCCTCGGTGCGCCGTGGGCCGAGCTGCCGCTCGCGCCGGCGCGGGTGGCCGCGGCGATCGCGCCCGTGCCGTTGCTGCTGGTGCACGGCGACCGGGACGAGTACTTCCCGCTGGAGCACTTCCGCAGCCTTGCGCAGGCGGCGGGCCCCGCCGCCACGGTCTGGGTGGAGCCGGGCATGGGGCACGCGGAGAACGGCGTGACGGCCCCGCTCGCCGGGCGGATCGGCCGCTGGGCGGTCGCGGCCGGCGCCGACACGTCCGACCGGGGTGTCCCGACGGTGACGGCGCACTCTGCGACGATCGACCGGTGA
- a CDS encoding DUF2945 domain-containing protein — translation MAEEFSKGDHVTWKSHGGEAEGTVQREITSDTKAAGRTVRASEDDPQYEVKSEKSGGTAVHKPGALEKD, via the coding sequence ATGGCCGAGGAGTTCAGCAAGGGCGACCACGTCACGTGGAAGAGCCACGGCGGTGAGGCGGAGGGCACGGTCCAGCGGGAGATCACCTCCGACACGAAGGCCGCCGGCCGGACCGTGCGGGCCAGCGAGGACGACCCGCAGTACGAGGTGAAGAGCGAGAAGAGCGGCGGGACCGCCGTCCACAAGCCCGGCGCACTCGAGAAGGACTGA
- a CDS encoding DUF2795 domain-containing protein, with amino-acid sequence MSETAGFDAASSRSTKHSPRLDEELEHEVQGMMKAERATRSEEWREVEPVGEDQPDIDADPAGTLTGGVPQGTTADAVVARAELARWLDRADFPATGGDLVEAARDHRAPDAVADELAKLPAGESYDRIGDVVRALGYPTET; translated from the coding sequence GTGAGCGAGACCGCAGGCTTCGACGCCGCATCGAGCCGGAGCACCAAGCACAGCCCGCGCCTGGACGAGGAGCTCGAGCACGAGGTGCAGGGGATGATGAAGGCCGAGCGGGCGACCCGCTCGGAGGAGTGGCGGGAGGTCGAGCCCGTCGGCGAGGACCAGCCCGACATCGACGCCGACCCGGCCGGCACGCTGACCGGTGGCGTTCCGCAGGGGACGACCGCGGACGCCGTGGTCGCCCGCGCCGAGCTCGCGCGCTGGCTGGACCGCGCCGACTTCCCGGCCACTGGCGGGGACCTGGTGGAGGCCGCCCGCGACCACCGGGCGCCCGACGCGGTGGCCGATGAGCTGGCCAAGCTCCCGGCCGGCGAGTCCTACGACCGGATCGGCGACGTCGTCCGGGCGCTGGGGTACCCCACCGAGACCTGA
- the pstS gene encoding phosphate ABC transporter substrate-binding protein PstS, whose product MKLSTTTRAAALSAGLAATLALAACGASNEESSASTSGGGDSSAEQLSGTLVGAGASSQQAAMQGWTAGYSSVQPDVTVNYDPVGSGGGREQFLAGGTDFAGSDAALDEEELALAEERCGASGIFELPNYISPIAVVFNLEGVDELNLPPEVLAGIFNQQITNWNDPAIAEANPDATLPDLAITPVNRSDESGTTENFTEYLVAAAGDAWPHEASGDWPVSGGEAAQGTSGVVSAVGAGNGAIGYADLSQAGDLGVASIGVGEEFVAPSAEAAAAVVENSETLEGRGEYDFAIELARDTTESGNYPIVLVSYHVGCIEYDEQETADLVKDFIGYVISEDGQQAAAEAAGSAPISDALREQAQTAVDAITAGS is encoded by the coding sequence TTGAAGCTCAGCACGACGACGCGCGCTGCGGCCCTGTCCGCGGGGCTCGCCGCCACCCTCGCCCTCGCCGCCTGTGGCGCCTCCAACGAGGAGAGCTCCGCGTCCACCTCCGGTGGCGGCGACTCCTCCGCCGAGCAGCTCAGCGGCACCCTGGTCGGCGCCGGCGCCAGCAGCCAGCAGGCCGCCATGCAGGGCTGGACCGCCGGTTACTCCAGCGTCCAGCCCGACGTGACGGTCAACTACGACCCGGTCGGCTCCGGCGGTGGCCGCGAGCAGTTCCTCGCCGGCGGCACGGACTTCGCCGGGTCGGACGCCGCCCTGGACGAGGAGGAGCTCGCGCTGGCCGAGGAGCGCTGCGGCGCCTCCGGCATCTTCGAGCTGCCGAACTACATCTCGCCGATCGCGGTCGTCTTCAACCTCGAGGGCGTCGACGAGCTGAACCTCCCCCCGGAGGTCCTCGCCGGCATCTTCAACCAGCAGATCACCAACTGGAACGACCCGGCGATCGCCGAGGCGAACCCGGACGCCACCCTCCCGGACCTGGCCATCACCCCGGTGAACCGGTCCGACGAGTCGGGCACCACGGAGAACTTCACCGAGTACCTGGTCGCCGCCGCCGGCGACGCGTGGCCGCACGAGGCCAGCGGTGACTGGCCGGTCTCCGGCGGCGAGGCCGCCCAGGGCACCTCCGGCGTGGTCAGCGCCGTCGGGGCCGGCAACGGCGCCATCGGCTACGCGGACCTGAGCCAGGCCGGCGACCTCGGCGTGGCCAGCATCGGTGTCGGCGAGGAGTTCGTCGCGCCGTCCGCCGAGGCCGCGGCCGCCGTCGTCGAGAACTCCGAGACGCTGGAGGGCCGCGGCGAGTACGACTTCGCCATCGAGCTCGCCCGCGACACGACCGAGTCGGGCAACTACCCGATCGTGCTGGTCAGCTACCACGTCGGCTGCATCGAGTACGACGAGCAGGAGACCGCCGACCTGGTCAAGGACTTCATCGGCTACGTGATCAGCGAGGACGGCCAGCAGGCGGCGGCCGAGGCCGCCGGCAGCGCGCCGATCTCCGACGCCCTGCGCGAGCAGGCGCAGACCGCGGTCGACGCGATCACCGCCGGCAGCTGA
- a CDS encoding response regulator transcription factor translates to MTTAGPAPSGGTVTASSSTTAAPEARLLVVDDEPNIRELLSASLRFAGFEVATAADGQQALAMAEEFRPDLLVLDVMMPGLDGFGVVRRMRQNGRHTPVLFLTARDAGEDKVTGLTLGADDYVTKPFSLDEVLARIRAVLRRAQGVQQVAESPKLVFADIELDEESHEVIKAGKLVSLSPTEFKLLRYLMTNAGRVLSKAQILDHVWNYDFNGEANVVESYISYLRRKIDTTEPRLLHTLRGVGYSLRLPRGS, encoded by the coding sequence ATGACGACGGCCGGACCGGCTCCATCGGGGGGAACAGTGACCGCCAGCAGCTCGACCACCGCGGCACCCGAGGCCCGGCTGCTCGTGGTCGACGACGAACCGAACATCCGCGAGCTGCTCTCGGCCAGCCTGCGCTTCGCCGGGTTCGAGGTGGCCACCGCCGCCGACGGCCAGCAGGCGCTGGCCATGGCCGAGGAGTTCCGCCCCGACCTGCTGGTCCTCGACGTGATGATGCCCGGCCTCGACGGTTTCGGCGTCGTCCGCCGGATGCGGCAGAACGGCCGGCACACCCCGGTGCTGTTCCTGACCGCCCGCGACGCCGGCGAGGACAAGGTCACCGGCCTGACCCTGGGCGCGGACGACTACGTCACCAAGCCGTTCAGCCTCGACGAGGTGCTCGCCCGGATCCGGGCGGTCCTCCGCCGTGCGCAGGGCGTCCAGCAGGTCGCGGAGTCGCCGAAGCTGGTCTTCGCCGACATCGAGCTGGACGAGGAGTCGCACGAGGTCATCAAGGCCGGGAAGCTGGTCAGCCTCTCCCCCACGGAGTTCAAGCTGCTGCGCTACCTGATGACGAACGCCGGCCGGGTGCTGTCCAAGGCGCAGATCCTCGACCACGTGTGGAACTACGACTTCAACGGCGAGGCCAACGTCGTGGAGTCCTACATCTCCTACCTGCGGCGGAAGATCGACACCACCGAGCCCCGGCTGCTGCACACCCTGCGCGGCGTGGGCTACTCGCTGCGCCTGCCGCGCGGCAGCTGA
- a CDS encoding winged helix-turn-helix transcriptional regulator, with product MRLVLMTSARQATTEVLPALGLLAHQVRIVAPELSSLLDGDAGDVVLVDARHDLVSARTLCSLLASTGVAASLVAVLSEGGLVALSADWGVDDVVLDTAGPAEVDARLKWATARRLAAATPVDGGDGGVTKAGELVIDEHSYSAKLRGRPLDLTYKEFELLKYLAQHPGRVFSRAQLLQEIWGYDYFGGTRTVDVHVRRLRAKLGTEHEALIGTVRNVGYKLDQQVADATAAASTSPTATDAGSPVA from the coding sequence ATGCGACTCGTGCTCATGACCTCGGCCCGGCAGGCGACCACCGAGGTGCTCCCGGCCCTCGGCCTGCTCGCCCACCAGGTCCGCATCGTGGCCCCCGAGCTCTCCAGCCTGCTCGACGGCGACGCCGGCGACGTCGTCCTGGTCGACGCGCGGCACGACCTGGTCTCCGCCCGCACGCTCTGCTCGCTGCTGGCCTCCACCGGCGTAGCGGCCTCGCTGGTCGCCGTCCTCTCCGAGGGCGGCCTGGTCGCGCTCTCGGCCGACTGGGGCGTCGACGACGTGGTGCTCGACACCGCCGGCCCCGCCGAGGTCGACGCCCGGCTCAAGTGGGCCACCGCCCGCCGGCTGGCCGCGGCCACCCCGGTCGACGGCGGCGACGGCGGGGTGACCAAGGCCGGCGAGCTGGTCATCGACGAGCACAGCTACTCGGCCAAGCTCCGCGGGCGGCCGCTCGACCTGACCTACAAGGAGTTCGAGCTCCTCAAGTACCTCGCCCAGCACCCGGGCCGGGTGTTCTCCCGGGCCCAGCTGCTGCAGGAGATCTGGGGCTACGACTACTTCGGCGGCACCCGCACCGTCGACGTCCACGTGCGCCGGCTGCGGGCCAAGCTCGGCACCGAGCACGAGGCGCTGATCGGCACCGTGCGCAACGTCGGCTACAAGCTCGACCAGCAGGTCGCCGACGCCACCGCCGCGGCGAGCACCTCCCCCACCGCCACCGACGCCGGCTCGCCGGTCGCCTGA